The Euphorbia lathyris chromosome 3, ddEupLath1.1, whole genome shotgun sequence genome contains a region encoding:
- the LOC136223996 gene encoding OVARIAN TUMOR DOMAIN-containing deubiquitinating enzyme 12-like codes for MITHEQDPDVVQWGLQLFESNPYSTYVYCGTNTQDDINYYAGQHFKDEYYDTKCSNIEDDELLAHTLQEKLSQLSVAEALDSPQEVDDQLQGSSVQLDWHAQSIEDYGDGQEGHKEEMDDMGPSSSCSSPEEISYPLEDWSYSIELAEEYAFDGEVGKWLNEMVPIPHVPRINGEIPSIDEATLDHQRLLDRLLVYDLVERKVQGDGNCQFRALSDQFYLTPEHHEFVRQQVVHQLKSYPETYEGYVPMAYGDYLEKMSMSGEWGDHVTLQAAADSYGVKIIIITSFKDTCYIEILPNVQRSKRVILLSFWAEVHYNSIFSRGDWPIYETKKKKKWWMFRNKQMELLDAYNDCNN; via the exons ATGATTACTCATGAACAAGATCCTGATGTTGTTCAGTGGGGTCTCCAGTTGTTTGAGAGCAATCCCTATTCTACTTATGTGTATTGTGGCACTAATACAcaagatgatataaattattATGCTGGGCAGCATTTCAAGGATGAGTATTATGACACGAAATGTTCCAATATAGAGGATGATGAGCTTCTTGCACACACTCTTCAAGAAAAATTATCACAACTCTCAGTTGCAGAAGCCCTGGATTCTCCACAAGAAGTGGATGATCAATTGCAAGGTTCTTCAGTCCAACTAGATTGGCATGCCCAATCTATTGAGGATTATGGTGATG GGCAAGAGGGTCATAAGGAAGAAATGGATGATATGGGGCCTTCTAGTTCATGCTCTAGTCCTGAGGAAATATCTTACCCTTTGGAAGACTGGTCATATTCCATAGAGCTAGCAGAGGAGTATGCTTTTGATGGTGAAGTAGGAAAATGGTTGAACGAGATGGTCCCTATTCCT CATGTTCCTCGAATCAATGGAGAAATTCCCTCAATTGATGAAGCAACATTAGATCATCAAAGGCTATTAGACAG ATTGCTGGTGTATGATTTGGTTGAGCGTAAAGTTCAAGGAGATGGTAATTGTCAG TTTCGTGCTCTCTCAGACCAATTTTATCTAACTCCGGAGCACCATGAATTTGTGAGACAACAAGTTGTACATCAG CTCAAGTCGTATCCTGAGACATACGAGGGTTATGTTCCCATGGCTTATGGTGACTATTTGGAGAAGATGTCCAT GAGTGGTGAATGGGGTGATCATGTCACTTTGCAGGCTGCTGCGGACTCG TATGGTGTCAAGATAATCATTATTACATCTTTCAAGGATACTTGCTACATTGAGATCCTTCCAAATGTTCAACGTTCAAAAAGAG TAATTCTGTTAAGCTTCTGGGCAGAGGTGCACTACAACTCCATATTTTCACGAGGAG ATTGGCCAATATATGAgacgaaaaagaagaagaaatggtgGATGTTTCGAAACAAGCAAATGGAGTTGCTAGATGCATACAATGACTGTAATAATTAG
- the LOC136222157 gene encoding uncharacterized protein isoform X1: MREWTCVGMREWRSGKGGNRRIKGNPVSCGSFAQSANGRIGATAAVYTAVILFELAMNASKDLKKPHSSSISSTQKPHLRIDGPRGEARVVFHKDINSLAVDRVARSFQIPATRTTFQSSVGNGRDTS, from the exons ATGAGGGAGTGGACTTGTGTAGGCATGAGGGAGTGGAGAAGCGGAAAAGGAGGAAACCGAAGAATAAAGGGAAACCCGG TTTCCTGTGGATCGTTTGCACAGTCTGCAAATGGAAGGATTGGTGCAACCGCTGCTGTTTATACAGCAGTTATACTGTTTGAGTTGGCAATGAATGCAAGCAAGGATCTGAAG AAGCCTCACTCCTCTTCCATCTCTTCCACACAGAAGCCTCACTTGCGAATCGATGGACCAAG GGGAGAAGCAAGAGTTGTCTTTCATAAAGACATCAACTCTTTGGCAGTTGATCGAGTCGCTAGAAGCTTTCAAATTCCCGCCACAAGAACCACATTTCAGTCCTCTGTTGGAAATGGACGAGATACTTCGTGA
- the LOC136222157 gene encoding uncharacterized protein isoform X2 codes for MNKGNAQMKFKFIMPLTNPGEKILERMKVLQDLVPGAIRHEGVDLCRHEGVEKRKRRKPKNKGKPGFLWIVCTVCKWKDWCNRCCLYSSYTV; via the exons ATGAATAAAGGGAATGCACAAATGAAGTTCAAGTTTATCATGCCTCTCACCAA TCCAGGAGAGAAAATATTAGAGAGGATGAAGGTGCTACAAGACTTGGTCCCTGGTGCAATAAG GCATGAGGGAGTGGACTTGTGTAGGCATGAGGGAGTGGAGAAGCGGAAAAGGAGGAAACCGAAGAATAAAGGGAAACCCGG TTTCCTGTGGATCGTTTGCACAGTCTGCAAATGGAAGGATTGGTGCAACCGCTGCTGTTTATACAGCAGTTATACTGTTTGA